Genomic window (Dasypus novemcinctus isolate mDasNov1 chromosome 10, mDasNov1.1.hap2, whole genome shotgun sequence):
GAGCTGGCCCGGGGGGCCAGGCACCCCTACCTGGTGCCAGCCAGACTGCTCTGGGGCCCTCCAGTTCTGCTGGCTGAGCTCCTGGTCTCGCGCCCTTGGAGgcgcggcctggcctggccccAGGCCTGGCACTCAATAGTAGCTATTAGTTGAAGGAAGGGCGAAGCAGGTTGGCAAGGGAGACCTGTTCCTGGGCCCACAGCCAGACCAGCCAGGGGGGCCCTTGGTGGCTACTCCCCTCCTACACATGGGCCCtccagcagggccctgagccgGGCCAGCCCCGAGCCATCCAGTAAAGGCACCGGCGCTGGGGCTGGAGTCTCCGGGGTCACCTTCCTCTCAGCACAAACGTGCCTCCTCAGCCTGGCACGAGGGCCCTCACGCACTACACCTTCTTGTCACCACAGGAGCTCTGGGTTTGGCTCTGGGACACCCCTTTGACACCATAAAGGTGAGTCTAGAGGTGGCAGCAGAGGAACGACAGATGCCGCCTGAACTGTCTGGGCCCCGAGACCAGCGCCTGGCTGCAGCCTGGGGGCCTCGTGCTGCAAGGCGCAGGGGCAGAGGCGGCCGGAGCTGGCCTGGGTTGCAGAGGCCGGGCCTGCCCACTGCGGGCCCACAGGCTCTCCTCCCTGTCCAGGTGCGCCTGCAGACCCAGACCACCTACCGGGGCATCGTGGACTGTGCCGTCAAGATCTACCGCCATGAGTCGGTGGGGGCCCCGCTTCTGTGGGGGAGGCACCTGGGCAGTCGGTCTGGgcttccttctcctccctgcACAAGAGGACTCCTGTctgggcccggggtggggggggcagctTCCTGTCCCCAGGGTGGAGCCTTTTTTAACCTCGCCCTGCCCTGGGGTGTGGGAAGGGTCTCCAGCCCGCTGCGCCCTGCCCTTCTGGTGCCACCGTGTCCCCCTGCAGCTCCTGGGCTTCTTCAAGGGCATGAGTTTCCCCATCGCCAGCATAGCCGTGGTCAACTCCGTCCTGTTCGGGGTCTACAGCAATGCCCTGCTGGCCCTCACGGCCACCTCCCACCAGGAGCGGCGGGCCCAGCCCCCCAGCTACACGCACATCTTCGTAGCGGGCTGCGCCGGGGGGTTCGTGCAGGTGAGAGCAGCGCCCACGCACCCTTGCCCGAGCTCGGGGCCGGCTGCCAGGTCAGTGCGCGCCTTTCCCCCCGGCCCCTGTGGCAGCGCAGCGGCCTTTCCTCAGGGGAAAACAGCAGGGACGAAAGGGACAGGCGGCTGGCTGCTGCGATAGGCCTGGCCTGGCTGGAGGGGAGGACAAAAGGCAGAgccgggagggggctggggctggggcacgCTAGGTGGACATAGCGATGCCCAGCTCCCGGGCTGACAGGGCTGGCCCGCCTCCAGGGGCGTCTGTCTGCCCCACGAGTCAGGGGCGGGGAGACCTCTCCCCAAGTGACCTTGACCCCGGGAAGCTTCAGCCCCAGCAAGACGCCAAGGCCAACCCGCAGCCTGGTCCTGGCACCGTCCTGGCACCGCCTAGCCCCAGCCCCTAGGCCTCAGCGTTCAGCACTAAGTGACTCCAATCACTTGGTCTCTggtctcagcttttgttttttgtttttttttgaggaactggggccaggggttgaacccaggacatcatatgtgggaagctggcactcaaccactgagccacatcggctctgagtggttttttcatttgtttgcctgttatttttgttttttttaggaggcaccagggaccgaacccaggacctcccatgtgggaagcaggcgctcaaccacttgagccacatccgctccccaggtCTCAGCTTTTTAGGGGGGATGGGAGGGGAGCTTCAGGCACCAGAGCTGAAGAAGGGACTAAGCACAGAGGGGCAGAGGTGTCTGGCCCTGTCCCACACCCCTGCTCTGTTTGACACCTGCCCTGAAGCTTCTGACACACTGATGGGCCAGAAAGCAAGGACAGAGGACGGAGCCAGCTTGCTCACCCAGATGAGCCAGTGATCAGTGAGGCCACAGGTCCTGGGTGCTTTCCTAGTTCCCAAGCCCAAGGCCTCCACAAACACCAGGAAGAGAACTGCCACCGCAGGCGCAGGTGGCCTGGTGGAGGCCCAGCCAAGCCCGGCTCCTGCAtgccctccctcccctctggCCTCTCTGAACTGGCGACTGTCAGGGTCATCAGTGGGCTCTGGGTCCaggagccagctgggccctgggttCACCCGCAAGCCCTTGGTGTCAGTGGAACAGGCTCTTGGGGCAGAAAGCGCCTTCAAGTGGGGAGGCAGAGGCGGAGGGTTGGCAAGTGACCCAGCTTAGCACCTTGCACGGATTGGCGACCGCTGAGGGGCAGCTTTGGTGTGACCATGGCTGACCCTGTCCCAGAGTGTggctgagcccccacccacctcacccgcCAGCCGTCCTGCCTCGGCCTGGTCTTTTCCTCAGCTTCCAGGAACCCAGCGCTCAGGAGAAGCCTTCTGCTCGGCACTGCCTCCAGGCTCTGCAGGAGGGTGACCTCAGGGCCCCCGTCTCTTGAGGGAGGGTCTCCAGCCCACTATGTTTCCCACAGGGGAGGAAATAAGCCAAGGAGTCTTGGCCTGCCACCCTTCGAAGACcagcgccaggctgggtggctgAGCTGGCCGGCCCAGGCCTGGCTGCCCTCGGTGCCTCCAGCGCTGAGGACCTGAGCTCGAGTATCTTTAACACCTCAGACCAAAGCGAAAAAGCCAAGGACACATAGCCCCCAAAGGACGTGCTGGCCTCAGCCTCGACCTGAATTCTCACCTGAACTTTAGTACCTTTTTTAGACTTAGTTGCATACTGACCCAAATCCCAAGACCCCCAAACCTACCCCCCCCCACCCAGCACCCACCCTTACCCCCTGGCCAGACCCAATACTCTCCCAGACCGCTGCATTGAGGACCCTCGGGTCCCATCTGGCACCCACCTTCCGGCATAGCCTCCCTGCAGGGCGACTCTGGCAGGAGTGGGAGTGTGAGGCAGGAAGCCCTTGTCCCCCTCCTGCAGGcggaaggtgggggaggggaggcccgGGAAGCGGAGCCCCTCGCTAGAGCTCTAGCCCTGGGAGGGGTCCCTGGCGCCCTCTCGTGCCAAGGTCTGAATGCCCGGGCGCTGCAGGGTCACGCTGGTGCCTGACTTACGTGAGACTGGAACCTACCCCTGCTGCTGGCACAGGAACCCTGGGCTTGTCCCGAGGGCGCGCGCTGTCAGGGCCTGGCGCCCAGGGAGGTGGCCTGCCCCGCAGCAGGACGCCCTGGTCCGCCCCTTCGGCCTGCGAGGGGATGAGGGCTGGTGGGGGGCCTGCGGGAAGACAGCTGCCCGCCCCGCTCACTGGTCCTGGGGCCCAGGAgcgccagccccctgcccccagccccacctgggccTCCGCGTTTCCTTCCCCACAGTCCTACTTCCTGGCCCCCTTTGACCTCATCAAAGTGCGGCTCCAAAACCAGACAGAACCGAGGGCGCGGCCGGGGAGCCCCCCACCCCGGTACCGCGGGCCCGTGCACTGCGCCACCTCCATCCTCCAGGCTGAGGGGCCCCGGGGGCTGTTCCGAGGTGCCTGGGCCCTGGTGCTGAGGGACACCCCCACGCTGGCGGTCTACTTCCTCACCTACGAGTGGCTCTGTCGCCAGTACACGCCCGACGGCCAGACGCCCAGTAAGTGGGGTGCGGGGAGCGGGCCtgccgcggggcgggggcggggaggccccACGCTCGCCTCTGACCGGCCCGGCCGGCTCCCTCGGCGCAGGCTCAGCCACGGTGCTGGTGGCCGGGGGCTTCGCGGGCATCGCCTCCTGGGTGACGGCCACTCCCTTGGACGTAATCAAGTCCCGGATGCAGATGGATGGGCTGCAGGAGCGCGCCTACCGCGGGGTGCTGGACTGCATGGCCAGCAGCGTGCGGCGGGAGGGCCCGGGGGTCTTCCTGCGCGGGCTGACCATCAACAGCGCGCGCGCCTTCCCCGTCAACGCCGTCACCTTCCTCAGCTACGAGTACCTGCTCCAGGCCTGGGGCTGAGCCTGCCGCCCCGCGGCCGCCTCGGGGACCGGGCGGGCACCCCCAGCAGGCAGCTCAGCCACAGGCGCTCAGGCTGGGGGAGCCCGGGCTGGGGCCTCAGGTCCCCGCAGCGCTGCCTCCCTTCCTTTGCCTCTCGAGTTGGATGGAGCAGGAAGGACGAGGCGCAGACTAACCAGCCAACGAGCTGGTGACATTCcaggccccctcctcccctctgaGCCCCCATCTCAAGGGCCGGTGCCGGCACCACCCCAAATCCCGGCTGCCGCGGAGGCCTGCAACTTCACCTCTCCGAGCCCCGCTCTGCCTCCCTGGATTACGGGAACAGGACCTTTCATTGGCGCCCATCACCTTCAGGCAAAGCGCAAACCTGGCCGCTGCCTGGGCACGTCCTGCCCCTGGGGCCTCTCCACGGCTCCCTCCTGTGCGTGCCGGCCTGGAACGTGCTCTTGGGTGCCCTCGGCCCCGAAGGCTTCATCCCTCCTGGCTGCGGGGGACAGTGCATCGACTGGGGAGTCTGTCCCTCCTGCAAAACCCGGGCTCCTGGAGTCCTCCTTTCCttgcctccccctgccccgggCACACACGGCTGCCCTGTGTCCCCTGGTCTCGGCGTTACCTTCGCTGATCGGCTCGTTGGCTCCCCATCAACGTGAGCTCCGTGAGGATGGGGCTTGGACTTCTCACTGTTTCCCAGTACGGAGCCCGGTGCTGGCAACACGACAGGTGTTCAGGAAACCTGAGCCGCTGCTTGTGCTCCGggcccctctcccccactccaacCCCACGCCTGCCAGCAGGGGCCCATGAGCACAGGGCCAGCTTCTCTGGTCCTGCCACGTGCCCCTTTCCCTGAGTGTACCTGTTCCCGGGTTGCCTACCCTGGCCCTGCTTGGGGTCATCTCGAGAGACCCAGTCTTGGGGCCTTGATGGTGGTggaagttttgtgtgtgtgtgtgtgtgtgtgtgtgtgtgtgtgtgtggtctgCCTTTCCTACACCGCTGAGATGGCACTTGTTTCTTTATCCATCTCAAATGCTGGTAGGAATTAAAAATGGCTTAGAGGGGCCTTCTTGAGTTTATACCTAACAATGTCCTGATTTGGTTTGAGATCATCTTGGGTTCCCCTCAGTCATTCCAGGAACTCCTGAAATTACTACCATTTACTGGGGGTTCCCAGTATTAACATTATCTAAgtactaaattttattttttacttatcacAGTTTACAGAGGAGAAGGCCTCAGCTCCAAGACATTAGTAATTTGTCCCCGGTCTCCTAGCTTATAAAGATGAGACGGTGCACCCAAGTCTCCAACACCAGAGCCCAGGTACTTCACTCCCCAGCTCCACCCAGGGACTAACTGGGACCTCTTTGCCTGTGGCAGTCTCCCGTGAGCCACCTAGGTTCAAAGTCACCCAAACCAGACCCAAGCGACAAGCCCCTGAGTGTGCTCCTGTCCGCATCACCTGAGCCCTCGTGCACTGGATCATGTGCCAGAGACGGTTGGCAGCCACCCAAAAGCCTTCCCTCTTCCATTGCCACCCTTGGCAGCTTGGCCTTTGGCTGCTGAGCAAGGCTGCATTTCCCAACCTCCCTTGCAGCTATGTGGGGCCACATGAGGAGGTTCTTGCCAGAGAAAAGTGAGTAGAAGTGATGCCTGCAAATCACCCATCACTTGCTTAAAAGGAAATTTCTGACTGTTGGCTGGAAGTGGTGGTGACTGGAGCAACCTGGAATTCACAGCTGGGGATGGAGGAGGCCCCTGCTGGCCCAGGGGCACAGCCCACCTGCCCGCCCAAGGATGTCACATTCTTAGCTGTCTGTTACCATGCAGTCTTCACCCCAACTAATGCAATGGGGAAGGATCTACAAGCTTTGAGGCCAGGGACAGTCCAAGTGTGGGCTCCAGACCAGCAGCATCAGGAGATTAGAAATTGCAGGATCTCGGGCCCCAGACCTACCCTATCAGAATCTCAGGTCTCCTGGGGATTTATATGCacactaaaactttttttttttaatttctctctcttcccccctctccccctccacaCTAAAACTTAAGAAAGCAGTGTTCTGCCTCAACAAAATTAAGCATAATTACTGTATGGCTCCACAATTCCTCTTATAGGTACCAAAAGAACCGAAAGTAGCGATTCAAACAAGTACACGTATGTATATGTTCACAGCAACACTAGTCACAAGAGCCACAAGGTGGAagcacccaaatgcccatcaatggatgaacaGGCAAACAAATTGCAGTCTAGCCACAaggtggaatattactcagccatgaaAGGGAAGGATGTCCTGATACAAGCTACAGTGGGAACAGACCTCTAAAACATGATGCTAAGGGAAGGAAGAATCAAAGGTCACATGTcctatgattccacttacaggaAATGTCCAGACTAGGTGAGGCCTTAGAATCAGAAGGCAGACTGGTGGTTGCCAGTGGTGGGAAGGCGAATGGAGATGCCCTGCTCAGTGGGCACAGGGCTTTCTTTGGGGTAAGGAAAATGGTTTGGAACTAGGTAGAGCTGTTGGTTGCACTTGCCATGGAATTGTTCACATtgaaatgttgtttttttttaagattcattttttatttatttttctccccccatccccccattgtctgctctctctgtccatttgctgtgtgttcttctttgtctgcttgtattcttgtcagtggcaccagaaatctgtgtctctttttgttgcatcatcttgctgcatcagctctcggtgtgcgcagcgccactcctgggcaggctgagctttttttgcacagggtggctctccttatgggcacattccttgcgcatggggctcccctacgtaggggacactcctgcgtggcacggcactccttgcatgcatcagcactgcacgtgggccagctcaccacatgggccaggaggccctgggttcaaaacctggacctcccatgtggtgggcagatgctctatcagttgagccaaatctgctcccctgaAATGGTTCATTTTATGTTCTCTGAATTTTAActcaggaagggaaggagggaaggaaggagggagagaaggaatgcaaggagggaggaaggaaggaaacagtgCTCTGGATACTCCCAATGGCAGAAAGGTGCCATCCTTCCTGACTGAGAGAGTTGTGAGTAGCGTGCAGGCAACAAACGCCTGCTTCCAGCAGCCTCCACCATGGCCCGCGTTCAGGAAGTCTGTGGCAAGGTATGCAAAACACAGGTGACTTGAGCCCGTGGTGGCCCTTTCCGGGCTGGGTTTCTTCTGCATAGTTTGTGTGACCCAGTGGCCTGCCAGCACAGCGGTGGCACCATCTGCCATCGACGTCGGCTGGGAGCAAGCAGCATGTAGGCGAAAGAGGAGGAGACTCTTAGAAACGGGGCAAGGAGGGGGGGCACATGCCAGAGTGGCCTCTGTAGCTAGCCATACCTCACCACATTACCAGTTAGCAAAAACAGTAAACTCAAAAAATCCGTTTCTCGCTGGTGTTGCGGTTGCACCTGTAAGTCTGACGGTGCTGTCTGGGCACGGGCTTCCGGGTTCCCTCTCTGGTTCTAAGCAGGGGCATCTCCTAGGGGCCCGGGAGCCCTCCACCATCTTGTTTAGAACCAGAAGGCCGGAGCTCTCGCCCAGTTGCGGGCCTCCCAGAGCCAGCTCCTTCCACCAAACCAGCTCCAGGGCTGCCAGCCAGGCGGGGAGAGAAACGCCGCAGGAGTCCAGGGCTAAACCCGGAGCGATTAGAGACTGAAAAAGCCCCACTCCTCTTGCCCGGAGATCCCAGGTGGACACGCGACAACAAAGGCTGAcgatatatgttttttaaagctacatgttttaaagtcagcATGTTATTCGCATGTTAAGTTCCTTAAGGAATTAGCAGGTGTTATTAGAGGTCACCATTAATTTTGAGAGCTCACTTAGATAGAAGGAATCCCCGAGGACTAGGATATAGGAAATGAGTTGCTTTGAGGTTAAAAAGGTGGGGCAGGTGTTTGATGGACACAGGGAAAGCGTTTGTCACTTGGGCAGACATGTTAAATCACGTCTCATTGGGCTCATGCCATCAAGCACGATACTTTTATGGAAGTGAGGTAGCAGAAGGAGGTACAGGAGTCTAACAGGTGTATAACACTAGTGCCACAGGTGCAGTAAAGGGGTCATGACACACCTGAGCGTGACTCTGTCTTCCATCACTTTTGCTGGAACTCACTAAACACctgagtttcctggttcagtctttcaagcTGCCACTCGATATATTGGCACTAACTTGCAGTCACTCCCTATGTGCACAGGGCTTGCTCTGCTCCTTCCAGAACAAAGCCTGGGCCCGGCAATGCAAGTGCGTGATGGCTCTCATGGCCCTGGGGAATGGCTGGGGAGAGGCCACTTTCTCCTACCGCTTTTTAAAGTTGTGTTTTCTTAATTTG
Coding sequences:
- the SLC25A45 gene encoding solute carrier family 25 member 45 isoform X1, with protein sequence MPVEEFVAGWISGALGLALGHPFDTIKVRLQTQTTYRGIVDCAVKIYRHESLLGFFKGMSFPIASIAVVNSVLFGVYSNALLALTATSHQERRAQPPSYTHIFVAGCAGGFVQSYFLAPFDLIKVRLQNQTEPRARPGSPPPRYRGPVHCATSILQAEGPRGLFRGAWALVLRDTPTLAVYFLTYEWLCRQYTPDGQTPSSATVLVAGGFAGIASWVTATPLDVIKSRMQMDGLQERAYRGVLDCMASSVRREGPGVFLRGLTINSARAFPVNAVTFLSYEYLLQAWG
- the SLC25A45 gene encoding solute carrier family 25 member 45 isoform X2 — its product is MPVEEFVAGWISGALGLALGHPFDTIKVRLQTQTTYRGIVDCAVKIYRHESVGAPLLWGRHLGSRSGLPSPPCTRGLLSGPGVGGAASCPQGGAFFNLALPWGVGRVSSPLRPALLVPPCPPAAPGLLQGHEFPHRQHSRGQLRPVRGLQQCPAGPHGHLPPGAAGPAPQLHAHLRSGLRRGVRAGGTRDRTQDLPCGKQALNHLSHIRSPGLSFLGGMGGELQAPELKKGLSTEGQRCLALSHTPALFDTCPEASDTLMGQKARTEDGASLLTQMSQ
- the SLC25A45 gene encoding solute carrier family 25 member 45 isoform X3, which encodes MPVEEFVAGWISGALGLALGHPFDTIKLLGFFKGMSFPIASIAVVNSVLFGVYSNALLALTATSHQERRAQPPSYTHIFVAGCAGGFVQSYFLAPFDLIKVRLQNQTEPRARPGSPPPRYRGPVHCATSILQAEGPRGLFRGAWALVLRDTPTLAVYFLTYEWLCRQYTPDGQTPSSATVLVAGGFAGIASWVTATPLDVIKSRMQMDGLQERAYRGVLDCMASSVRREGPGVFLRGLTINSARAFPVNAVTFLSYEYLLQAWG